The window gtctttgctttttagtttaccacaatcatctttgctgtacacacattttgagagagacacacatgattcggaaattattagaatactctatgtgcttcacttatatcttttgagttatatagtttttgctctagtacttcacttaaatcttttagagcacggtggtggatttgttttatagaaactattgatctctcatgttcacttagattattttgagagttataaatagcatggtaatttgcttaaataatcctaacatgctaggtattcaagattagtaaaaactttcttatgagtgtgttgaatactatgagaagtttgatgcttgataattgttttgagatataaagatggtgatattagagtcatgctagttgagtagttctgaatttgagagatacttgtgttaaagtttgtgattcccgtagcatgcacgtatggtgaaccgttatgtgatgaagtcggagcataatttatttattgattgtcttccttatgagtggcggtcggggacgagcgatggtcttttcctaccaatctatccccctaggagcatgcgcgtaatactttgctttgataacttgtagatttttgcaataagtatatgagttctttatgactaatgttgagtccatggattatacgcactttcttccttccaccattgctagcctctctaataccgcgcacttttcgccggtatcatacacccaccataaaccttcctcaaaacagccaccatacctacctattatggcatttccatagccattccgagatatattgccatgcaacttaccaccgttccgtttactatgacacgctccatcattgtcatattgctttgcatgatcatgtagttgacattgtatttgtggcaaagccaccgttcataattctttcatacatgtcactcttgattcattgcatatcccggtacaccgccggaggcattcacatagagtcatattttgttctaagtattgagttgtaatttttgagttgtaagtaaataaaagtgtgatgatcatcatttttagagcattgtcccaagtgaggaaaggataatggagactatgattcccccacaagtcgggatgagactccggacgaaaaaaagagaggccaaaaaaagtcccaaataaaaaaaattatgagagaaaaagagagaagggacaatgctactatccttttaccacacttgtgcttcaaagtagcaccatgatcttcatgatagagagtctcctatgatatcactttcatatactagtgggaattttccattatagaacatggcttgtatattccaatgatgggcttcctcaaaatgccctaggtcttcttgagcaagcgagttggatgcacacccacttagtttcttttgttgagctttcatatacttacagctctagtgcatccgttgcatggcaatccctactcactcacattgatatctattgatgggcatctccatagcccgttgatacgcctagttgatgtgagactatcttctctttttttgtcttctccacaaccaccattctattccacatatagtgttatggccatggctcacgctcatgtattgcgtgaagattgaaaaagtttgagaacaccaaaagtatgaaacaattgcttggcttgtcatcggggttgtgcatgatttaagtATTTTGTGTGGtaaagatagagcatagccagactatatgattttgtagggatacctttctttggccatgttattttgaaaagacatgattgcttagttagtatgcttgaagtattattattttttatgtcaatattaaacttttgtcttgaatctttcggatctgaatattcataccacaattaagaagaattatattgaaattatgccaagtagcattccacatcaaaaattctgtttttatcatttacctactcgaggacgagcaggaattaagcttggggatgcttgatacgtctccaacgtatctataatttttgattgctccatgctatattatcttctgttttggacattattgggctttattattcacttttatattatttttgggactaacctattaaccagaggcccagcccagaattgctgttttttgcctatttcagagtttcgcagaaaaagaatatcaaacggagtccaaacggaatgaaaccttcgagaacgtgattttcggaacgaacatgatccaggagacttggaccctacatcaagcaaccaacaaggaagccacggggtagggggcgcctaccccccagggcgtgccctccaccctcgtgggccccctgttgctccaccgacgtactccttcctcctatatatacctacgtacccccaaacgatcagatacggagccaaaaacctaattccaccaccgcaaccttctgtacccacgggatcccatcttggggcctgttccggagctccgccggagggggcatcggtcacggagggcttctacatcaacaccatagcccctccgatgaagtgtgagtagtttacctcagaccttcgggtccatagttattagctagatggcttcttctctctttttggatctcaatacaatgttctccccctctctcgtggagatctattcgatgtaatcttcttttgcggtgtgtttgttgagaccgatgaattgtgggtttatgatcaagtttatctatgaacaatatttgaatcttctgaattcttttatgtatgattggttatcttcgcaagtctcttcgaattatcagtttggtttggcctactagattgatctttcttgcaatgggagaagtgcttagctttgggttcaatcttgcggtgtcctttcccagtgacagtaggggcagcaacgcacgtattgtattgttgccatcgaggataacaagatggggtttttatcatattgcatgaatttatccctctacatcatgtcatcttgcttaaggtgttactctgttcttatgaacttaatactctagatgcatgctggatagcggtcgatgtgtggagtaatagtagtagatgcaggcaggagtcggtctacttgtctcggacatgatgcctatatacatgatcatacctagatattctcataactatgctcaattctgtcaatttctcaatagtaatttgttcacccatcgtaaaatacatatgctcttgagagaagccactagtgaaacctatggcccccgggtctatcttcatcatattaatcttccaacacttagttatttccgttgctttttcctttgcttttattttactttgcatctttatcataaaaataccaaaaatattatcctatcatatctatcagatctcactctcgtaagtgaccgtgtagggattgacaaccccttatcacgttggttgcgtggatttatttgttttgtgtaggtgcgagggactagcgtgtagcctcctactggattgataccttggttctcaaaaaccgagggaaatacttacgctactttgctacatcaccctttcctcttcaagggaaaatcaacgcagtgctcaagaggtagcaaatgctggtaagcagtatggctattatcgcccacacctcattgtgttctactcgtgcatataacatctacgcatagacctggctcggatgccactgttggggaacgtagtatttcaaaaaatttacctacgattaCGCAATAtccatctaggagatgcatagcaacgggcggggagagtgtgtccgtaccctcgtagaccgaaagcggaagcgtttaacgcggttgatgtagtcgaacgtcttcgcgatccaactgatccaagtaccgaacgtacgacacctccgcaatcagcacacgttcagctcgatgacatccctcgaactcttgatccagttgaggccgagggagagttccgttagcacgacggcgtggcaacggtgatgatgaagttactggcacagggcttcgcctaagcactacgacgatatgtccgaggtgtgtaactgtggagggggcaccgcacatggctaagagaagacttggtgtgtgttctagtggttccccccacatatatataggtgggagggggagggagcagcaggaggcgcgccccaagtaggaggaatcctacttggggcctaatcctattcggcctcccccctttccatgttttccggagggagaaggaaagaggagggggagagaaggaaggggaggccgaattgccctccttcctttctctcctctccctttcctttctcccccccccccctattCGGCCATGTATGGGGCGCACCAGaccactaggggctggtctgtcccgccctaggcccaataaggcccatatcttggCCGGGGGTACCCGGaccccccgaaacacttccggtgtccaaatactatcgtcctatatatgaatctttacctctcgaccatttcgagactcctcatcatgtccgtgatctcatccgggactccgaacaacattcaatCATCAAATCACGTAACTCATACAAtataaaatcgtcatcgaacgttaagtgtgcggaccctacgggttcgagaactatgtagacatgaccgagacacctctccggtcaagaaccaatagcggaacctggatcctcatattggctcccacatattctacgaagatctttatcggtcaaaccacataacaacatacgttgttccctttgtcatcggtatgttacttgcccgagattcggtcgtcggcatcatcatacctagttgaatctcgttaccgacaagtctctttactcgttccgtaatgcatcatcctgcaactaactcattagtcacattgcttgcaaggcttatagtgatgtgcattaccgagagagcccagagatacctctccgatacacggagtgacaaatcctaatctcgatctatgccaacccaacaaacaccttcggagacacctgtagagcatctttataatcacccagttacgttgtgatgtttgatagcacacacggtgtttcttcggtattcgggagttgcataatctcatagtcagaggaacatgtataagtaatgaagaaagcaatagcaagaaaacttaacgatcattatgctaagctaacggatgggtcttgtccatcacatcattctctaatgatgtgatcccattcatcaaatgacaacacatgtctatggttaggaaacttaaccatctttgattaacgagctagtcaaatagaggcatactagggacactgtgttttgtctatgtatccacatatgtatcaagtttctggttaatacaattctagcatgaataataaacatttatcgtgatatagatataaataacaactttattattgcctctaaggcatatttcctttagcCATGGCCGTCACGCGTGGAAGGTATGCGAATGACCGACTGATGTGTGTCGGGACATACGGGCACAACCTTCGACCATGAAGGAGCCATGGCCACCACCGCCATGGCTTCTTCATGGCCGAAGGTTGTGCCCGTATAAGTGGGTTATGTGGGAATGAGAGAACTATATCTCGCTTATAGCGAGAGTGGCGCCCGTTTCGCTTCAGGTTATTCTCCCACAACAGGATACTAGGATACTGGGTTGTCCCAATTCGTTTAATTTTTTATTTGCTACGTTTTCGATGGAAGAAACTCACTCGCGAGTGGTATCTTCGGTCGTTCTACCGATTTTGGCCCAGTTTTCTCCAgggtttcttttcctttttttctttttgtttttcggCTTTCTTTTATGTCTTCACTGTTTTTCTCGGTGTTctgtttttcatttttttcacCGGTTTTCTACCTTTCTTTCTCAGTTTTCACTGGTTTTGATATCTTGTAAGGGTTTTTTGGgctcttttggttttcatttgttTCCATTGTTTTCTCTGGTTTTCACCATTTCTTTTGTTTTGCAGCGGTCTTATTTCAATTTTCATTGGTTTTTAAAATtgttttcctttcctttttccttctttctATTCAGTTTTATTTGTTAGTTTTTTCactgtttttctttttttcacAACATGTCTATTTATTATCACACGCAATGTACTTTTTTGTATACATCTGGAGCAtatttttatacatgtttaacTTTTTCCAAATACATGTTTTAATGTCCACTTTTTTCATGCACACTATACATTTTTGTATACATCTGAAACATTATTTTTATacacatatactccctccgtcccataatgtaagacgctttttgacactagtgtagtgtcaaaaaacgtcttacattatgggatagagggagtagcattttcaaatacatgattagcATTTTCTTGAAATAGATATTTTAATGTATATTTTTGGGATTAAGATTGCCACATGGGTCGTGCATCATATGCTTCACGACCATGGCATAGAGCTCTGGATACTTATGCCTGTCCGGGAGCTCTGCAGATATGACGCGGTCATACTGCTCTGGCACCACGAGTTTATAATTTGAATTCATGATCAGCAGGAAGTGTGCATGGGGGAGGCCCCTCTTCTGGAACTCGACGACATACACATGCGCTACCACAACACCAAGGATGTGCTTTTTGAACAACATCTCTTTCATGGTCTCCAGCTTGGCCCTGAACACGCGTGCGACAAGATCTGGTCGGTCCTGGGGTGTCTGGCCAGGAAGCAGCTCATTCAGTATCTCCTCCCAGCTAGGATTGCATGTCATAGTCAAAAAGATGTCAGGCTTCCCAGATGTCTGCACCAGTGCCATGGCGTCCATGTGCCTCCGCTTCATGTCTCGATTGCTTCCTTGATGCGTCCCTGGCAGCACGATCCTCTTCCCAATAGCGCTCGCTCGCATCTCCCCAACCGCGATGCTACCCACAAGGCCTTGGTATAGATCGGCACGTATCTCTCTCTGGTGGTCCCTGATCCACTTTAGCCTACATCCCTCAATCTTGATGAACATGTCGACACCCCACTGCTGAAACAGGCGTGCTCCTTGTAGTATGGGGTTGAATATCATAGGGCGCGTCTGTAGCCGGTAACAGTAGTAGTCCCTGATAGAGACACGCAACCGGCTGTTCCCCTCTGTGGAAAGACGTGAAAGAAGAAGGTTAGGTACCATATGGAAGGATAGAGAACTTTTTCTGGCATATAAGCATACCAACCAGGCGCACCTGAATCGTTATCACGGTTTCCTCTTGGTTGTTGTGCAACCTCCCAAGGGACATTGTGCTTAGGGATATTTGGATGCCAACCAAGCTCCCCCTTGGAAAAAAGAGGGGATACGAGAGCGGGTCATAACAGCCATCTGTGGCATGTATACTATACTTCTCGTTGTTGTCCCCATAGAGTGTAATGCTGCGGTTGAACCTGTTTGCTAGATCGCTTCCCTCGACCCAAATCGCAGCCACCTCGGATGACACGGGTCTATTATATCTTCGTTGGTCTAGCTTCTGGTCAATGTTGAGGTCTATCCGGTACTCCTCGAGGTTTTCCTTGTGGGCACCCAAACTCCTAAACTGTTGGGAGTAGGGGTTTTCCCTGAGGACGTCCACTAACTTCCTGACAACGTGCTGGTCCAATTGCTTGGTGGCCTCCTTGCGATGGCTTAAGCTGGGATCGTCATCGTAGAAGTACAACTGCAGATGTTCAGGGCGAGATCTTGGACCGAACGAGTGCACCCTGTGGTACATAGTGCCATGTGCCCGAAACGTGTACACCCCGGACTTCATGTTTGTGTAGTTGTTGTCTAGGCTGACGCCAAGGGTAGTGAAGGCAAAGTGCCCGTTGAAGAACCGAATGCTCTCCCGGAAATGCCGAGAGTCTGCATCCGCGCTAGACCATAACCTCATCAGCTCTGGGATAGGCTCGGGTTCAGCTAGCTCAATCTCCCCGTTCCGACAGCAGAAGCCGTCAGTCTCGTACTAGAACTTCTTGGCCTTGCAATGCTCGCAGTTTTCCGCGTGCTTCAGGATGTGTGTGCTGTCTAGGATGTTCGAGTAGACATAGTCGAAAGGATCTAGGTCGATAGATCCCGTGTTGGAGGATTCTATGGGCTCATCGAGGTCCGTGCTATCAGTGTCGGATGCTGCAAGCATTGTGGAGATATAACAAGTCACGATGGGATGCACATCATAAACCAATAATATAGAGGGATGAGCAGCGAAAGGCGCCTCGGAGTACCTTCACCGGCAAATAAGTAGTACTCATCATCCATGAGGTCACCAGAGAGTGCATTCTCGTCCATGATGCCGCTAAGGAAGGCCTCCATGTCAGCTGTAACATTGTTGAGCCGGTAAGTAATGGTTTTTATTGTGAGTGCACACCAGGAGGGGAGTAAACATGAGAGGGTTACCATTGGTTCCGATGGTGTACGATGGCATGCTTGATGAAGGGGAGGAAGCCGGTGAAGCAACTCCTGTGGGCGGTGCTTCTGAGCTTGTTGTTGTTCTGTTCACATCTAAGGTACTTGCATCTGGGCCTGAAGGCCTCCGCTTTTTTTGAAAGCTTGCATTACGACGATCTAGCAAAGCTGACTTCTCACCTTCTGGTATGCTTTTCCCGCGCGCTCTTCGTTTTAAGGCACTCCCTTGAATGTTCTTTGTTGTAATACTTTGTTTGTGAGCTCGCTCCCGAGCCCTACGCTGTGCTCTGCTCTCCTGCCTCTGCTCCCGGGCTTGATTCTGCTGGTCGTCTATTTGGTGATCATTGGTTTGCTGCGAGGGATTTATGAGTTCGCTGGGGGCATCATTATCATCCAGGGTACGACTAAGGTACTTGCCTGCACCGTTGTGGAGCCGTTAAATACTGGTTCAATGCACATGGACAGAACAAGTAGAGTAAAGATGGAAGGATTACCGTTTGATTCGAAGTTGTTCCCAGCCTTACTCGCAAACCGGGGGGCAGGGGCAGGAGCTGAAGCTTCGGATTCTCTGAATGCCAACGCATGAGTGCTCGACATCAGGTTGGGTGTAGCTAAGGTACCTGCATCAGGGCGCGGCATTGCGATGGATTCAGCGCAAGGGGTGTTGCGCCTAGCCGCGAGTCTCTTCTTGCGCTGAGCTAACATGTTCTACTTCTCCTTAGGTGATTTGTTTTGCAGACGTGTTCTTCGGCGGGTGTTTGTTTCTTGGTTGTCATGGACTGACATATTTTGGTAGGCCGCCCTTCTAAGGGTGTTACTCTGTTGCTTCTCCTCTTGTGTCATTCGTTGCTTGGCTTCTCTTTGACGGGCAGTCCTCTCCTCCTCTGTCTTTTTTCCTAGCTTCTCTGCGACGTGCATTGATTTCCTCCCTCTGTTCAGGTGTTAATCTATTTCGCCGTGCCATATATTGGTCTCGCCTTTTCTGTTTTCTATCTGATTTAATGATATCATTTGAAGCAATGTGCTTGGGGACAGTGTCTTCAGTGTCGAGTCCAAGTGCTATGTCTGAACCAATATTATGATCAATGCTTCTCTCTGTTCCTCGAAGTGATGCATGGTGATCATAGTAAGTGCCTTCACGAGAATGATTTCCTGAAGAACCATTTTGTTTTAACAAATGTATAAATGCAAACTAAAAAAAAGTTGTGTGTAAGGGCGATACCGATTGATGTTTCCACATGCGGCACTGGCTGAAAGGCCTTGAGATTGCCGGCTATAGGAATCATCATAGGCAGTTGCATGGGCACATTGTCATCATCATCGGAAGACGAAACACTGTAGTTAGTAGTGCCTGTTTGTTCGCGTATGAAAAAACCAGATGGTGGTCGGTGTGTATTGGTGAGTTGTGATCTGGGTGTCCTCTCATATTCGACAACTGATAAGATTAATGTAAGTTAAGTTGTGAAGCTTATTGAATACCTTATGTGCAGACATGTGATTGGCATACACATACCTTTTTTTCCTTTATCATAGAGATGCTCTGTGTCCTGTGACATCTTTCTGTCCTATAGAAGCTTAAATAAACCTGCAGTCTTTTGCATTAAAAAATGATATGAATTGAATTATAAAAATGATATGACCTCTGGTGACTCATTGAACAGGCTTTTTGGACTCACTTGTTCATTTTCATAGACATGTTCTTCGCATATGGTTTTAAAATGATTGTTATATGTTGACGGCTGAAGTTTGTATATTTCAGTTTATAAAGTGCAAGATTTTGTAGAAGTTCAATTTTTTAAAAAGAGGGCTCAGACATGGCAACAAGAATGAAGGTGGAGGGGAAGGAGTGGAGAGAAAGATGTCTGTCTCCACATGGTGCGAAAAAGACATCTGGAATATAAAGGATTTTGGAGGTGAGCTTAAATGAAAGTATTTCCTTCTATCACTATTCCTGTCGCGAGGCATGTTTGTTCCCATGATGTAAAAGTAAACATGGTCTGAGGTTACCTAATCTTATACTGCAATTTCAGAATTTCCTAGATTTTTTTGACAGTTTCAACTCATGTTCTTCGTACTAAAATGAACCTGCAGTCTTTTTGCATTACA is drawn from Aegilops tauschii subsp. strangulata cultivar AL8/78 chromosome 1, Aet v6.0, whole genome shotgun sequence and contains these coding sequences:
- the LOC109780145 gene encoding uncharacterized protein, coding for MRLWSSADADSRHFRESIRFFNGHFAFTTLGVSLDNNYTNMKSGVYTFRAHGTMYHRVHSFGPRSRPEHLQLYFYDDDPSLSHRKEATKQLDQHVVRKLVDVLRENPYSQQFRSLGAHKENLEEYRIDLNIDQKLDQRRYNRPVSSEVAAIWVEGSDLANRFNRSITLYGDNNEKYKGNSRLRVSIRDYYCYRLQTRPMIFNPILQGARLFQQWGVDMFIKIEGCRLKWIRDHQREIRADLYQGLVGSIAVGEMRASAIGKRIVLPGTHQGSNRDMKRRHMDAMALVQTSGKPDIFLTMTCNPSWEEILNELLPGQTPQDRPDLVARVFRAKLETMKEMLFKKHILGVVVAHVYVVEFQKRGLPHAHFLLIMNSNYKLVVPEQYDRVISAELPDRHKYPELYAMVVKHMMHDPCGNLNPKNIH